The Zootoca vivipara chromosome 16, rZooViv1.1, whole genome shotgun sequence genome has a segment encoding these proteins:
- the CDC37 gene encoding hsp90 co-chaperone Cdc37: MVDYSVWDHIEVSDDEDETHPNIDTPSLFRWRHQARVERMEQFHKEKEEVDKGCRDCKRKLAECQRKIKELELANVDSTKSELQRLQAEAQQLKKEEKSWEEKVDDLRKKEKNMPWNVDTLSREGFSKSVFNVKEEQGEESEEQKEKKHKTYVEKYEKQIKHFGMLRRWDDSQKYLSDNPYLVCEETANYLVIWCIDLEVEEKNALMEQVAHQTIVMQFILELAKSLKVDPRACFRQFFAKIKTADQQYMEGFNDELEAFKGRVRGRAKARIERAMKEYEEEERQKRLGPGGLDPVDVYESLPAELQKCFDVKDVQMLQDAISKMEPAEAKYHMQRCISSGLWVPNARTAEGAEKDDKPDVVYEEFKKETCEEDKGSP; the protein is encoded by the exons ATGGTGGACTACAGCGTCTGGGACCACATCGAGGTGTCCGACGACGAGGATGAGACTCACCCCAACATCGATACGCCCAGCCTCTTCCGATGGCGGCACCAG GCCCGTGTCGAGAGAATGGAACAGTTCCACAAGGAGAAAGAAGAGGTGGATAAAGGGTGTCGGGACTGCAAGCGGAAGCTAGCTGAGTGTCAGAGGAAGATAAAAGAGCTTGAATTGGCCAATGTAGATAGCACCAAAAGTGAGCTGCAAAGGCTGCAGGCTGAGGCACAGCAACtcaagaaagaagagaagagctGGGAAGAGAAGGTGGACGATCTCAGGAAGAAGGAAAAGAACATGCCTTGGAATGTGGACACACTCAGCAGAGAGGGTTTCAGTAAG AGTGTCTTCAATGTCAAGGAGGAGCAGGGCGAGGAGTCGGAAGAACAGAAAGAGAAGAAGCACAAAACATATGTGGAGAAGTATGAGAAGCAAATTAAACACTTTG GAATGCTGCGGCGCTGGGATGACAGCCAGAAATATCTGTCTGATAACCCGTATCTTGTGTGTGAAGAGACAGCCAATTATTTAGTCATTTGGTGTATCGATCTGGAAGTAGAAGAG AAAAATGCCCTGATGGAACAAGTGGCTCATCAGACCATAGTGATGCAGTTCATCCTAGAGCTGGCCAAGAGCCTGAAGGTTGACCCTAGAGCTTGTTTCAGGCAGTTCTTTGCTAAAATCAAG ACTGCTGACCAGCAGTACATGGAGGGTTTTAATGATGAGCTGGAAGCCTTCAAAGGGCGGGTGCGGGGCCGGGCTAAGGCACGCATTGAGAGAGCCATGAAAGAGTATGAAGAAGAAGAGCGCCAGAAACGACTGGGGCCTGGTGGCCTTGATCCTGTAGATGTGTATGAATCGCTCCCAGCT GAGCTccagaaatgctttgatgtgaAAGATGTACAGATGCTTCAAGATGCTATCAGCAAAATGGAACCTGCT GAAGCGAAATACCACATGCAGCGTTGCATCAGTTCTGGTCTGTGGGTGCCAAATGCCCGAACAGCAGAAGGTGCAGAGAAGGACGACAAGCCAGATGTTGTCTATGAGGAATTTAAGAAGGAGACTTGTGAAGAAGACAAAGGAAGCCCTTGA